Part of the Hippoglossus stenolepis isolate QCI-W04-F060 chromosome 4, HSTE1.2, whole genome shotgun sequence genome is shown below.
GATGGGGAAGAAGGGAATGAAACGAGAAACAGAATATAGAGACTGCAGCAACGCTCCAGAGATGACAAAACCGCCTCCACCAGCATAAGCAGGGTATGGGCCATCATAGAAACTCAGAGGAATGTAGTATTTGTTGTTCGGGGTCCTGATGGGACTTGCTGTACTTATGACGTGTCCAACATACAAGTGAGATGCTTGAGAAGCCTGCAGAGACTTCAGGTATCTGAGCAATGCTGGTGTGTTGACAAATACATCATCATCCCCACTGAAGACGAAAGAGACACGAGGACATTCTTTTAGTGTCCACTGGAGGAACATATTCCCTTTCAGCGTCAGGTTGAAGAAGGATTCTTGGAAATCCCACTGCAGGACGTCCCTGAAGTGTTTTGCCTCAAGTGAGAGCATTGGGCTGAGGTCAATGCCGTCCGGTGGGGAGTTACCCAGGAGGAACACCGTGCGGACCCTCAGGCCTCTCTGATACACCCTCTCTTTGCCCCAGGTCTCCCGCACCGCCTGTCTCCCCTCAAAGTTTCCAGGAGTTGACTTGATGGCGAACAACAGGAAGGCTTGGTTGTTTCCATCCTCCTGACTTGAGCTGCACTTGTCGGGTTGATTGATGAGGACTGGAGAGGTGCTACAGTTCATGCCCTTCAAAAAGTCCTGCAACAAGACAGGATAGGAGGCGACGTCGTGCACGTTGGTTTGCAGCCGCTCCTGATTCGTCTCCCTGCAGTTTGACCAGTCAGCGAGTTTACTCTGGTCCAGAATCCTAAGGGCCGAGTACAGCAGGCGGTTCCAGTACGCTGCATTTTGAGGTATGGTCTGTGTGAGGCcttcaaacaaagacacattgAGCACATCAACAGGGCGAGGCTGCGTGAAGCTTTCCTGCTCGGAGGATTGCGTTGTCACGTCGTTGTCGTGGACCTGGAGGCTAAGAGACTTCGGTTGATCCTTGTGGCTGTAGGTGGTCACCAGGTGAAGGGTTGAGATGAAGATCTTAAacaaagtgaggaggagaaccaCAGCACCGAAGGCTTGAATGCATCTCATTGCGTCAGGTTAAACTGTGTGGTTCCTTGTAACGTAAGATGGTCCTTgtccttgttgtgttgttgtctccgGGTTACACTGACTCTGCCAGGAGGCGACACACTCTCCGTACCTGCCAACAGAAGATTACAGACTTGACctttgtgtgaatgaatgacATCACAATCTTGACAACCTTTAGCAAACTTGAAACTCAATAGAAAATAGTGATTTACAATAATTGTAAGTACACATTACAATGATATGTACAGTGTAAATTGTGAGTTATACTGTCAAATTGGGATTAAAGATCTGAGCAGACGCAACTAATTCTGATAGAAATCCTCTTGACCTAATTAGATATATTTTTTGAGGGAGATGTGACAAAGTAGTTATGTCAGTTGGGTACGATTGGTCAATTTAACAAATCACAATAATTATATTCCTGTTATATTCCTGTCATTCTTGGAAACTTATAGACGAATCAGGCGTATTAAGACAAGATCAATGATTCATGTTGCCTAGTAATGTTTTTGAAGATATAACTCATCTAAATTTTTACAGGTAATATAAATTACAAAATGGTTGTGTTTATACTCTCACCCCCTgagaaatattacatttataaaagtCTTCAAGTTGACAGACACGTTAACATAATAACAAATTATGTTTGCATAACCGTTGTTTGTGACACGCACTATAGACACAAGTCTACAGTGCGTAAATATTTTGAATACCCAAATAACAATCTACTCTGTGTTAATGTGTACAGTTGAAAGTTAAACTGTTTCTCTGTTGCTTTATTCAAAGACCAAGTAACTCTGAACGTGCAGCAGGTGATGTGAGCTGCCCTTGAACACACCCTTCTCTCTGGTGACTCATTTGAGGGAAACAGGCTCAGTACAAAAAGTCCTGAGAGACCTCCctgctgaaaaataaacaccTGAGGTCTGTGGAATCATGAAATGCACGTGAATCCCTTATATCACACCTTGTCGTGTGAGTTAAACATGTAAGACGGTTTCTGGAATCAACACAATTAGGATGTAAAGTTTGACTCAGATGACATTTGAAAAACCAGCCAAGACttagtaaaaacacagaattacaAAGACTCCCATGAAGCAGGTGAACCCCTCTGACCTGCAGGcggaaaataaaatcaaagtagTCCCAAAGTCGACAATTTATCATTcaagtttcattaaaaatacttACTAATCCCAATATGAACCAGAAGAATAAATGAGTATCCAGTAATCTGAAGGTTCCCCAAAGCGGCATTGTCTGTACTTGTGCCTGTTTCCTCTAATGCAACTGAGGTGGTGGTGAGAACATGCAGGTAGATGAGACCAGCCcatcacttcacacacagcCAGGCCACGCCCAGTAGGAGGATGTACTCAGACaggtttattttataaataatgtagttataataatgtaaaaatagttAAAAATAATGTAGCTAACTACTCTCTCACCCTCTGTACTCTTCTCTGAATCATTGCTTTGCTTTTCTGCGTTTTGCCCACCCCCAGTCATTTGAATAACCCGTCATTCACCCCCTTCCATGGACACTTGGTATTAAGACCATTAGGTTTTCTTGTTTTGAGATGAATTGTGTTAAAACTCCTATGCTGCCCTGCAGGAGTGTTGATGTATCGCGGTTTTCCTCTGGATCTGTTCATGGCTCAGTGCTATGCCAATGCTGATGACCTCGGCAAGGGTCGGCAGATGCCTGTCCACTACGGCTCCAAAGACCTGAACTTTGTcaccatctcctctcctctggccACTC
Proteins encoded:
- the b3gnt2l gene encoding N-acetyllactosaminide beta-1,3-N-acetylglucosaminyltransferase 2 yields the protein MRCIQAFGAVVLLLTLFKIFISTLHLVTTYSHKDQPKSLSLQVHDNDVTTQSSEQESFTQPRPVDVLNVSLFEGLTQTIPQNAAYWNRLLYSALRILDQSKLADWSNCRETNQERLQTNVHDVASYPVLLQDFLKGMNCSTSPVLINQPDKCSSSQEDGNNQAFLLFAIKSTPGNFEGRQAVRETWGKERVYQRGLRVRTVFLLGNSPPDGIDLSPMLSLEAKHFRDVLQWDFQESFFNLTLKGNMFLQWTLKECPRVSFVFSGDDDVFVNTPALLRYLKSLQASQASHLYVGHVISTASPIRTPNNKYYIPLSFYDGPYPAYAGGGGFVISGALLQSLYSVSRFIPFFPIDDVYTGMCAKALGVSPEAHPGFQTFDVKEPDRGNVCVHKDLIMVHQRSPVQMKRLWKGINSPLLTC